A region from the Mycobacterium heidelbergense genome encodes:
- a CDS encoding GtrA family protein has translation MSFAEATISRLPEAVQPFAQRHHELIKFAIVGGTTFVIDSVIFYTLKLTVLEPKPVTAKVIAGIVAVIASYVLNREWSFRDRGGRERHHEALLFFAFSGVGVLLSMAPLWISSYVLQLRVPTVSLTVENIADFISAYIVGNLLQMAFRFWAFRRWVFPDEFARNPDKALESTLTAGGIAEVFEDAFEGGLEGLDGLEEGNVTPLRAWRDKAIRLAQFGDASGPAEPRVSKTS, from the coding sequence GTGTCCTTCGCCGAAGCCACGATCTCGCGCTTGCCCGAGGCCGTTCAGCCGTTTGCACAGCGCCATCACGAACTGATCAAATTCGCCATCGTCGGCGGCACCACGTTCGTCATCGACTCGGTGATCTTCTACACCCTCAAGCTGACGGTCCTCGAGCCCAAGCCGGTGACCGCGAAGGTCATCGCGGGCATCGTGGCGGTCATCGCGTCCTACGTGTTGAACCGGGAGTGGAGCTTCCGCGATCGCGGCGGGCGCGAGCGGCACCACGAGGCGCTGCTGTTCTTCGCGTTCAGCGGCGTCGGGGTGCTGCTGTCCATGGCGCCGCTGTGGATCTCCAGCTACGTCCTGCAGCTGCGGGTGCCGACGGTGTCGCTGACCGTGGAAAACATCGCCGACTTCATTTCGGCCTACATCGTCGGCAACCTGCTGCAGATGGCGTTCCGCTTCTGGGCGTTCCGGCGCTGGGTGTTTCCCGACGAGTTCGCGCGCAACCCCGACAAGGCGCTGGAGTCCACGCTCACCGCGGGCGGCATCGCCGAGGTCTTCGAGGACGCCTTCGAGGGCGGCCTAGAAGGCCTGGACGGCTTGGAAGAGGGAAACGTCACGCCGTTGCGGGCCTGGCGCGACAAGGCGATCCGGCTCGCTCAGTTCGGCGACGCGTCGGGCCCGGCGGAGCCCAGGGTGTCGAAGACCTCGTGA
- a CDS encoding acyl-CoA carboxylase subunit beta yields MTSVTDRSAHTAEPAKEHTIDIHTTAGKLAELHKRREQSLHPVGEAAVEKVHAKGKLTARERILALLDEDSFVELDALAKHRSTNFGLESNRPLGDGVITGYGTIDGRDVCIFSQDATVFGGSLGEVYGEKIVKVQELAIKTGRPLIGINDGAGARIQEGVVSLGLYSKIFRNNILASGVIPQISLIMGAAAGGHVYSPALTDFVVMVDQTSQMFITGPDVIKTVTGEDVTMEELGGAHTHMAKSGTLHYVASGEQDAFEWVRDLLGYLPPNNFTDAPRYAEPHPEGPIEDNLTDEDLELDTLIPDSPNQPYDMHEVITRILDEDEFLEIQAGYAQNIVVGFGRIDGRPVGIVANQPTQFAGCLDINASEKAARFVRTCDCFNIPIVMLVDVPGFLPGTGQEYNGIIRRGAKLLFAYGEATVPKITVITRKAYGGAYCVMGSKDMGCDVNLAWPTAQIAVMGASGAVGFVYRQQLKEAAAEGADVDALRLQLQQEYEDTLVNPYVAAERGYVDAVIPPSYTRGYIATALRLLERKISHLPPKKHGNIPL; encoded by the coding sequence ATGACAAGCGTTACCGACCGCTCGGCTCATACCGCAGAACCCGCCAAGGAGCACACCATCGACATCCACACCACCGCGGGCAAGCTGGCCGAGCTGCACAAGCGGCGAGAGCAGTCGCTGCATCCGGTCGGTGAGGCCGCCGTCGAGAAGGTGCACGCCAAGGGCAAGCTGACGGCGCGCGAGCGCATCCTCGCGTTGCTGGACGAGGATTCGTTCGTGGAGCTCGACGCGCTGGCCAAGCACCGCAGCACCAACTTCGGGCTGGAATCCAACCGCCCGCTCGGCGACGGCGTGATCACCGGCTACGGCACCATCGACGGCCGCGACGTGTGCATCTTCAGCCAGGACGCCACCGTGTTCGGGGGCAGCCTCGGCGAGGTGTACGGCGAGAAGATCGTCAAGGTCCAGGAGCTGGCGATCAAGACCGGCCGCCCGCTGATCGGCATCAACGACGGCGCCGGCGCCCGCATCCAGGAGGGCGTCGTCTCGCTGGGCCTGTACAGCAAGATCTTTCGCAACAACATCCTGGCGTCGGGCGTCATCCCGCAGATCTCGCTGATCATGGGCGCGGCCGCCGGCGGGCACGTCTACTCCCCCGCGCTGACCGACTTCGTGGTGATGGTCGACCAGACCAGCCAGATGTTCATCACCGGGCCCGACGTCATCAAGACGGTCACCGGCGAGGACGTCACCATGGAGGAGCTCGGCGGCGCGCACACCCACATGGCCAAGTCGGGCACGCTGCACTACGTCGCGTCGGGTGAACAGGACGCGTTCGAGTGGGTGCGCGACCTGCTGGGCTACCTGCCGCCCAACAACTTCACCGACGCGCCCCGCTACGCCGAGCCGCACCCCGAGGGCCCGATTGAAGACAACCTCACCGACGAGGACCTCGAGCTGGACACGCTGATCCCGGACTCGCCCAACCAGCCCTACGACATGCACGAGGTGATCACCCGCATCCTCGACGAGGACGAGTTCCTGGAGATCCAGGCCGGTTACGCGCAGAACATCGTGGTCGGGTTCGGGCGCATCGACGGCCGCCCGGTGGGCATCGTGGCCAACCAGCCGACGCAGTTCGCCGGCTGCCTGGACATCAACGCCTCGGAGAAGGCGGCCCGCTTCGTGCGGACCTGCGACTGCTTCAACATCCCGATCGTCATGCTGGTGGACGTGCCGGGCTTCCTGCCGGGCACCGGCCAGGAATACAACGGCATCATCCGGCGCGGCGCCAAGCTGCTGTTCGCCTACGGCGAGGCCACCGTTCCCAAGATCACCGTCATCACCCGCAAGGCCTACGGCGGCGCGTACTGCGTCATGGGCTCCAAGGACATGGGCTGCGACGTCAACCTGGCCTGGCCGACCGCCCAGATCGCGGTGATGGGCGCCTCCGGCGCGGTCGGCTTCGTGTACCGCCAGCAGCTGAAGGAAGCGGCCGCCGAGGGCGCCGACGTCGACGCGCTGCGCCTGCAGCTGCAGCAGGAGTACGAGGACACGCTCGTCAACCCCTACGTCGCGGCCGAGCGCGGCTACGTCGACGCGGTGATCCCGCCGTCGTACACCCGCGGGTACATCGCCACGGCGCTGCGCCTGCTGGAACGCAAGATCTCGCACCTGCCGCCCAAGAAGCACGGGAACATCCCCCTGTGA
- a CDS encoding PH domain-containing protein has product MSYPDNALAAGEQVVIHRHPHWKRLIWPVVVLILATALAAFGSGYLNSTHWQQLAKNIVYGVIWGIWLVTIGWLTLWPFLSWLTTHFVVTSRRVMFRHGVLTRSGIDIPLARINSVEFRDRLFERMFRTGTLIIESASQDPLEFYDIPRLREVHSLLYHEVFDTLGSAGPDASPN; this is encoded by the coding sequence ATGAGCTATCCGGACAACGCCCTGGCCGCCGGCGAACAGGTCGTCATACACCGCCATCCGCACTGGAAGCGCTTGATCTGGCCCGTCGTGGTGCTCATCCTGGCGACCGCGCTGGCGGCGTTCGGGTCCGGCTACCTCAACTCGACGCACTGGCAGCAACTCGCCAAGAACATCGTCTACGGCGTCATCTGGGGAATCTGGTTGGTGACGATCGGCTGGCTGACGCTGTGGCCGTTCCTGAGCTGGCTGACCACACACTTCGTCGTCACCAGCCGACGGGTGATGTTTCGGCACGGGGTGCTGACGCGCAGCGGGATCGACATCCCGCTGGCGCGGATCAACAGCGTGGAGTTCCGGGACAGGCTGTTCGAGCGGATGTTTCGCACCGGGACGCTGATCATCGAGTCGGCGTCGCAGGACCCGCTGGAGTTCTACGACATTCCGCGCCTACGCGAGGTGCACTCGCTGCTGTATCACGAGGTCTTCGACACCCTGGGCTCCGCCGGGCCCGACGCGTCGCCGAACTGA
- a CDS encoding nuclear transport factor 2 family protein codes for MAIIDPNQTWEPLEKRLAETTNERHRAVLSVVIEHMKAEAAPDLERLMATLSPEPAYHFWHGAEDVGAKTTDGVRAYYTDFLATRTNILEFEVQRLVVDDDCVVTEGLLKQLYPAAELTRILGMPVDDPDGDYLVVFRQLLLWPIDQSGKIIGEDSYNPGVVSVTKLSRDELPQEYLDLVHASA; via the coding sequence ATGGCAATCATCGACCCCAACCAGACCTGGGAACCGCTGGAGAAGCGGTTGGCAGAAACCACCAACGAGCGGCACCGGGCGGTGTTGAGCGTCGTGATCGAGCACATGAAGGCGGAGGCCGCGCCGGATTTGGAGCGGCTGATGGCGACGCTGAGCCCCGAGCCGGCCTACCACTTTTGGCACGGGGCCGAAGATGTGGGCGCGAAAACCACGGACGGGGTGCGCGCCTACTACACCGATTTCCTGGCGACCCGGACCAACATCTTGGAGTTCGAGGTGCAGCGGCTCGTCGTCGACGATGACTGCGTGGTGACCGAGGGTCTGCTCAAGCAGCTATACCCGGCGGCGGAGCTGACCCGCATCCTCGGGATGCCGGTCGACGACCCCGACGGGGACTACCTGGTGGTGTTCCGGCAGCTGCTGCTGTGGCCAATTGATCAGAGCGGCAAGATCATTGGCGAGGACTCCTACAACCCGGGCGTGGTCAGCGTGACCAAGCTGTCGCGCGACGAGCTGCCCCAGGAGTACCTGGACCTCGTGCACGCGTCGGCCTGA
- a CDS encoding Maf family protein, with amino-acid sequence MTRLVLGSASAGRLTVLRQAGVEPLVRVSGVDEDAVVARLGPDASTDDVVCALARAKAERVAGELDGGVAADCIVLGCDSMLRLDGRLCGKPGSADAAVSQWRLMGGRSGQLHTGHCLLRLSDGEITHRECQSACTTVHFAAPTDAELRAYVASGEPLKVAGGFTLDGLGGWFVDGIDGDPSNVIGVSLPLLRSMVRRVGLSVAALWAASPGLSP; translated from the coding sequence GTGACCCGGCTGGTGCTCGGGTCGGCGTCCGCGGGCCGGCTCACGGTGCTGCGCCAGGCCGGCGTCGAACCGCTGGTCAGGGTGTCGGGCGTCGACGAGGACGCCGTCGTCGCCCGCCTGGGCCCGGACGCGTCGACCGACGACGTGGTGTGCGCCCTCGCCCGGGCCAAGGCCGAACGCGTCGCCGGCGAACTCGACGGCGGTGTCGCGGCCGATTGCATTGTCCTTGGCTGTGATTCGATGCTGCGCCTCGACGGCCGGCTCTGCGGCAAGCCGGGATCGGCCGATGCCGCCGTGAGCCAGTGGCGCCTGATGGGCGGCCGGTCCGGCCAGCTGCACACCGGGCACTGCCTGCTGCGGCTCAGCGACGGCGAAATCACCCATCGCGAATGCCAATCCGCTTGCACCACAGTGCATTTCGCCGCGCCGACGGACGCGGAGCTGCGGGCCTACGTCGCCAGCGGCGAACCACTGAAGGTGGCCGGGGGGTTCACCCTCGACGGGCTGGGCGGCTGGTTCGTCGACGGGATCGACGGCGACCCGTCGAACGTCATCGGCGTGAGCCTGCCGCTGCTGCGGTCGATGGTGCGGCGGGTGGGGCTGTCGGTGGCCGCCCTGTGGGCGGCCAGCCCGGGGCTTTCGCCGTGA
- a CDS encoding acyl-CoA carboxylase subunit epsilon codes for MSDEPRRPHEPHIRILKGRPTDEELAALITVLGSVSAAAPQPAEPERTRWGLPVDRLRYAMSNYQRITLQQMTHMRQ; via the coding sequence GTGAGCGACGAGCCGCGGCGGCCGCACGAGCCGCACATCCGGATACTCAAGGGTCGGCCCACCGACGAGGAGCTGGCCGCGCTGATCACCGTGCTGGGCAGCGTCAGCGCCGCCGCCCCCCAGCCCGCCGAGCCCGAGCGCACCCGCTGGGGGCTGCCGGTCGACAGGCTGCGTTACGCGATGTCCAACTACCAGCGGATCACCCTGCAGCAAATGACCCACATGAGGCAGTGA
- a CDS encoding biotin--[acetyl-CoA-carboxylase] ligase, whose protein sequence is MNDRDQLRTPLDAAALRAELIGTGLGWRQLDVVEGTASTNADLLARAAAGHDIAGAVLIAEHQTAGRGRHGRGWSASPRAQITMSVGVSVVDVPAAGWGWLSLATGVAVVDAVAPLLDAVGVHAGLKWPNDVLASGGKLAGILAEVAKPVVVIGVGLNVTQAPEEVDGAGATSLFDLGVAAPDRGRLVRAVLRELGGRIVAWRAARGADWRLAADYRARSLTIGALVRAQLPGGRELVGTASGVDDQGRLCLETGAESVVVSAGDVVHLRG, encoded by the coding sequence GTGAACGACCGCGATCAGCTCAGGACACCACTGGACGCCGCCGCCCTGCGCGCCGAGTTGATCGGCACCGGACTGGGTTGGCGACAGCTCGACGTCGTCGAGGGAACAGCGTCCACCAACGCCGACCTGCTGGCCCGTGCGGCCGCCGGACACGACATCGCCGGGGCCGTGCTCATCGCCGAGCATCAGACCGCCGGTCGCGGACGCCACGGCCGCGGATGGTCGGCGTCCCCGCGGGCCCAGATCACGATGTCGGTCGGCGTGAGCGTCGTCGACGTCCCGGCGGCGGGATGGGGCTGGCTGTCGCTGGCCACCGGGGTGGCGGTGGTCGACGCGGTGGCCCCCCTGCTTGACGCGGTCGGCGTTCACGCGGGTCTCAAGTGGCCCAACGACGTGCTGGCCTCGGGCGGCAAGCTGGCCGGGATCCTCGCCGAGGTCGCCAAGCCGGTCGTGGTCATCGGCGTGGGGCTCAACGTCACCCAGGCCCCGGAGGAGGTCGACGGCGCGGGCGCGACCTCGCTGTTCGACCTCGGCGTGGCCGCACCCGATCGCGGCCGGCTGGTCCGCGCCGTGTTACGGGAGCTCGGCGGGCGCATCGTCGCCTGGCGGGCCGCCCGCGGGGCCGACTGGCGGCTGGCCGCCGACTACCGCGCCCGCAGCCTGACCATCGGCGCCCTCGTGCGCGCGCAGCTGCCCGGGGGCAGGGAGCTCGTCGGGACCGCGAGCGGCGTCGACGACCAGGGCCGGCTGTGCTTGGAGACGGGAGCCGAGTCCGTCGTGGTTTCCGCCGGTGACGTCGTTCATCTGCGCGGCTAA
- a CDS encoding PucR family transcriptional regulator, translating into MNADPVRMSELGSDSASVLRIISYFDQLHESGANADTVVRCAALLAECPVTARWASGTVIRYDATGRLDPDGDPPPASADEPSVRLERTGPGHALDPVLLDRVCHTLRRVPTRAGASGELHIGDPALLEVVLSGKEGREDRVRAVRLLGLDEKRDICVLAVSARSPPEALRIIAHQLPGSSVRSTVIGNAVAVLCQGAIDTRALSDGLESAIITAFPGPRTVGSDRGPWVGIGASVEALAAATSWRQALGALRFASSTGYGRRAVAYERLSALELLADIPLDRVRRHRDVVRINEIAASPTGALDVDTVEAFFVFGSLRRTAAELHLHHSTVAARLAHVEARMGWDLNDPMDRFTATLVLMIRRIALSSAELAEPDQA; encoded by the coding sequence ATGAACGCCGATCCGGTCCGGATGTCGGAACTGGGATCCGACTCCGCGTCCGTGCTGCGGATCATTTCCTACTTCGACCAACTCCACGAGTCGGGGGCCAACGCCGACACGGTAGTGCGGTGCGCGGCATTGCTGGCCGAATGCCCCGTCACCGCGCGGTGGGCGTCGGGCACGGTGATTCGTTACGACGCGACGGGCCGGCTGGACCCGGACGGGGACCCGCCGCCGGCGTCGGCGGATGAGCCCAGCGTGCGGCTGGAACGCACCGGTCCTGGGCACGCCCTCGATCCGGTGTTGCTCGATCGGGTGTGCCACACGCTGCGCCGGGTGCCGACCCGCGCCGGGGCGTCTGGCGAATTGCACATCGGGGATCCCGCGCTGCTCGAAGTCGTGCTGTCCGGCAAGGAGGGGCGGGAGGACCGGGTGCGGGCCGTCCGCCTGCTCGGGTTGGACGAGAAGCGCGACATCTGCGTGCTCGCGGTGTCCGCCCGCTCGCCGCCCGAAGCGCTGCGGATCATCGCGCACCAGCTTCCGGGCTCGTCCGTGCGCTCGACCGTCATCGGGAACGCGGTGGCCGTGCTGTGTCAGGGGGCGATCGACACCCGAGCGCTCTCCGACGGGTTGGAGAGCGCGATCATCACCGCTTTCCCGGGACCGCGGACCGTCGGCTCGGACCGGGGCCCCTGGGTCGGCATCGGTGCCAGCGTCGAAGCGTTGGCCGCCGCCACATCGTGGCGCCAGGCCCTGGGGGCGCTGCGCTTCGCATCGTCGACCGGTTACGGCAGGCGCGCCGTCGCCTACGAGCGGCTCAGCGCGCTGGAGCTGCTGGCCGATATCCCCCTGGACCGGGTGCGCCGGCACCGAGATGTAGTGCGGATCAACGAGATTGCTGCCTCACCGACGGGTGCGCTCGACGTCGACACCGTGGAGGCCTTCTTCGTATTCGGGTCGTTACGGCGCACGGCCGCGGAACTGCATTTGCATCACAGCACCGTCGCGGCGCGGCTCGCGCACGTCGAGGCGCGGATGGGGTGGGATCTCAACGATCCGATGGATCGATTCACGGCCACCCTGGTACTCATGATCCGGCGGATCGCGCTGTCCTCGGCCGAACTCGCCGAGCCGGATCAGGCCTGA
- a CDS encoding FAD-binding protein, which yields MDARPLGTADWAAECDVLVAGSGGGGVTGAYTAAREGLDVLLVEATDKFGGTTAYSGGGGVWFPCNPVLVRAGAPGSFDDTIEDALTYYHAVVGDRTPRELQETYVRGGARLIEYLEADPYLKFVPLPWPDYYGKAPKARLDGQRHIAAKPWKVAAAPELREAIRGPLDADRLGAEPPADYYIGGRALIARFLTAIGQYPNASLRRDTALVELVRSGDRIVGAIVESDGERRAIRTRLGVLLAAGGFERNEELRRRYGVPGVARDTMGGPGSRGLALQAGIAAGADTDLLDQAWWSPGMTHPDGRSAFALWFTGGIFVNQDGDRFVNESRAYDRAGREIIALLQNGSITLPYWMIYDDKEGEVPPVKATNVTVVETEKYVAAGLWHSADTLEGLAAKIGVPGERLAATVARFNGFAASGVDEDFGRGDEAFDRAFSGGASPLVPIDSPPYHAAAFGLSDLGTKGGLRTDAAARVLDTSGEPIPGLYAAGNTMAAPSGTAYPGGGNPIGTSMLFSHLAVLDMRDRRR from the coding sequence ATGGACGCGCGCCCGTTGGGAACCGCGGACTGGGCGGCCGAATGCGACGTCCTGGTCGCCGGGTCGGGCGGCGGCGGCGTCACCGGCGCCTACACCGCGGCGCGCGAGGGCCTCGACGTGCTGCTGGTCGAGGCGACCGACAAGTTCGGCGGCACCACCGCCTACTCCGGCGGGGGCGGCGTCTGGTTCCCGTGCAATCCGGTGCTGGTCCGGGCCGGCGCCCCCGGCTCCTTCGACGACACCATCGAGGACGCCCTCACCTACTACCACGCCGTCGTCGGCGACCGCACCCCGCGCGAGCTGCAGGAGACCTATGTCCGCGGCGGCGCCCGGCTGATCGAGTACCTGGAGGCCGACCCCTACCTGAAGTTCGTGCCGCTGCCCTGGCCCGACTACTACGGTAAGGCGCCGAAGGCGCGCCTGGACGGTCAGCGCCACATCGCCGCGAAGCCCTGGAAGGTGGCCGCCGCCCCCGAGCTGCGGGAGGCGATCCGCGGGCCGCTAGACGCCGACCGGCTCGGCGCCGAACCCCCGGCCGACTACTACATCGGCGGCCGCGCCCTGATCGCACGGTTCCTCACGGCCATCGGGCAGTACCCGAACGCGTCGCTGCGGCGCGACACCGCCCTGGTCGAGCTGGTGCGCTCCGGCGATCGGATCGTGGGCGCGATCGTGGAGAGCGACGGCGAACGGCGGGCCATCCGCACCCGGCTGGGCGTGCTGCTGGCCGCCGGCGGCTTCGAACGCAACGAGGAGCTGCGCCGCCGATACGGGGTGCCGGGCGTGGCGCGAGACACCATGGGCGGCCCGGGAAGTCGCGGCCTGGCGCTGCAGGCCGGCATCGCCGCGGGCGCGGACACCGACCTGCTGGACCAGGCGTGGTGGTCGCCCGGCATGACCCATCCCGACGGCCGGTCCGCGTTCGCGCTGTGGTTCACCGGCGGCATCTTCGTCAACCAGGACGGCGACCGGTTCGTCAACGAGTCCCGGGCCTACGACCGGGCCGGTCGCGAGATCATCGCCCTGCTGCAAAACGGGTCAATCACGTTGCCGTACTGGATGATCTACGACGACAAGGAGGGCGAGGTGCCGCCGGTGAAGGCGACCAACGTCACCGTCGTCGAGACCGAGAAGTACGTCGCCGCCGGCCTGTGGCACTCCGCGGACACCCTCGAGGGACTGGCCGCCAAGATCGGCGTGCCGGGCGAGCGGCTGGCCGCAACGGTGGCCCGGTTCAACGGTTTTGCCGCCTCCGGCGTCGACGAGGACTTCGGCCGCGGCGACGAGGCCTTCGACCGCGCCTTCTCGGGGGGCGCGTCGCCGCTGGTGCCCATCGACTCGCCGCCGTATCACGCCGCGGCGTTCGGCCTGTCCGACCTGGGCACCAAGGGCGGCCTGCGCACCGACGCCGCGGCGCGGGTGCTCGACACCTCCGGCGAGCCGATCCCCGGCCTGTACGCGGCCGGCAACACCATGGCCGCGCCCAGCGGCACGGCGTATCCCGGCGGGGGCAACCCGATCGGGACCAGCATGCTGTTCAGCCACCTGGCCGTTCTAGACATGCGAGACCGGCGCCGCTGA
- a CDS encoding sulfurtransferase, with protein sequence MALPPDPSPTLTEYAHPERLVTADWLSANMGAPGLAIVESDEDVLLYDVGHIPGAVKIDWHTDLNDPRVRDYIDGEQFAELMDRKGIARDDTVVIYGDKSNWWAAYALWVFTLFGHPDVRLLNGGRDLWLAEGRETTLQVPTKTSTGYPVVQRNDEPIRAYKDDVLAILGGQPLIDVRSPDEYTGKRTHMPDYPEEGALRAGHIPTARSIPWGKAVDDSGRFRGREELEELYGFLQPDDKTVVYCRIGERSSHTWFVLTHLLGKAGVRNYDGSWTEWGNTVRVPIVAGESPGAAPDR encoded by the coding sequence GTGGCATTACCCCCCGATCCAAGCCCCACCCTGACGGAATACGCCCACCCCGAACGGCTGGTCACCGCCGACTGGCTGTCCGCCAACATGGGCGCCCCCGGCCTGGCGATCGTCGAATCCGACGAGGACGTGCTGCTCTACGACGTCGGCCACATTCCCGGCGCCGTCAAGATCGACTGGCACACCGACCTCAACGACCCGCGGGTCCGCGACTACATCGACGGCGAGCAGTTCGCCGAGCTGATGGACCGCAAGGGCATCGCCCGCGACGACACCGTGGTGATCTACGGCGACAAGAGCAACTGGTGGGCGGCCTACGCGCTGTGGGTGTTCACGCTGTTCGGCCACCCCGACGTCCGCCTGCTCAACGGCGGGCGCGACCTCTGGCTGGCGGAGGGGCGGGAGACCACCCTGCAGGTCCCGACCAAGACGTCGACCGGCTACCCCGTCGTGCAGCGCAACGACGAGCCCATCCGCGCCTACAAGGACGACGTGCTGGCCATCCTCGGCGGCCAGCCGCTGATCGACGTGCGATCCCCGGACGAGTACACCGGCAAGCGCACCCACATGCCCGACTACCCGGAGGAGGGCGCGCTGCGGGCCGGCCACATCCCCACCGCCCGGTCGATCCCGTGGGGGAAGGCGGTCGACGACAGCGGCCGATTCCGCGGCCGCGAGGAACTCGAAGAGCTCTACGGCTTCCTGCAGCCGGACGACAAGACCGTCGTCTACTGCCGGATCGGCGAGCGGTCCAGCCACACCTGGTTCGTGCTCACGCACTTGCTGGGCAAGGCCGGGGTCCGCAACTACGACGGATCGTGGACCGAGTGGGGCAACACCGTGCGGGTGCCCATCGTCGCCGGCGAAAGCCCTGGGGCGGCGCCGGACCGATGA
- a CDS encoding AMP-binding protein, protein MLLDRLGDEHIGLRTRDHDWTWDEVVRESAARGALAQSMRRDGPFHIGVLLENVPDFVFWLGGAALVGATVVGINPTRGAAELAAEIRHTDCQLIVTDTAGMQRLRGLDLGLEPDRFLQVDHPGYRRRIDACGVEPAVAPGVGADSLFLLLFTSGTTGASKAVRCSQGRLAWIAHTASEKFGHVRADVDYCCMPLFHGNAIMALWAPALANGATVCLTPAFSASRFLPDVRYFGATFFTYVGKALAYLMATPERPDDADNRLIRGFGTEASPDDQVEFRRRFGAELLEGYGSSEGGGAVAHDPDAPPGALGRAAHAGVAVVDPQTLADCPPALLDEHGQVLNSDEAVGEIVDKAGTRMFEGYYKNDDADAERIRNGWYWTGDLGYRDEAGFLYFAGRRGDWIRIDSENISALTIERVLRRHPEVVAAGVYAVPDPRSGDQVMAAIEVADPERFDTAGFAAFLSGQKDLGRKGAPRFLRLSSSLPVTGTNKVLKRVLQRQRWHTDEPVYRWAGRGVPAYHRMSADEKRSLDAEFVLHGRQRYL, encoded by the coding sequence ATGCTGCTCGATCGTCTCGGGGACGAGCACATCGGGCTGCGCACCCGCGACCACGACTGGACCTGGGACGAGGTGGTCCGCGAATCCGCGGCGCGCGGCGCGTTGGCGCAATCGATGCGCCGCGACGGGCCGTTCCACATCGGGGTGCTGTTGGAGAACGTGCCCGACTTCGTCTTCTGGCTCGGCGGGGCGGCGCTGGTGGGGGCGACCGTGGTGGGCATCAACCCGACCCGGGGCGCCGCCGAGCTGGCGGCCGAGATCCGGCACACGGATTGCCAATTGATCGTCACCGACACCGCAGGGATGCAGCGGTTGCGCGGGCTGGACCTGGGGCTGGAACCGGACCGGTTCCTGCAAGTCGACCACCCCGGCTATCGCCGGCGCATCGATGCGTGCGGTGTCGAACCGGCCGTTGCCCCGGGAGTCGGCGCGGATTCGTTGTTCTTGTTGCTGTTCACTTCGGGGACGACGGGCGCGTCGAAAGCGGTCAGATGCAGCCAGGGCCGGCTGGCCTGGATCGCGCACACGGCGAGCGAGAAGTTCGGCCATGTCCGCGCCGATGTGGACTACTGCTGCATGCCGCTGTTTCACGGCAACGCGATCATGGCGCTGTGGGCGCCGGCGCTGGCCAACGGTGCCACGGTGTGCCTGACACCGGCGTTCTCGGCGTCGCGGTTTTTGCCCGACGTGCGGTACTTCGGCGCGACGTTCTTCACCTATGTGGGTAAGGCACTCGCCTATCTGATGGCCACACCCGAGCGGCCCGACGATGCCGACAACCGATTGATCCGCGGATTCGGCACCGAGGCGTCACCGGATGACCAGGTGGAGTTTCGGCGCCGTTTCGGCGCGGAACTATTGGAGGGCTATGGCTCAAGCGAGGGTGGCGGCGCCGTCGCACACGATCCGGACGCGCCGCCGGGGGCGCTGGGCCGGGCGGCCCACGCCGGCGTCGCCGTGGTCGATCCGCAGACATTGGCCGACTGTCCGCCCGCGCTGCTCGATGAACACGGCCAGGTGCTGAATTCCGACGAGGCCGTGGGCGAGATCGTCGACAAGGCGGGCACCCGGATGTTCGAGGGCTACTACAAAAACGACGATGCCGACGCCGAGCGGATCCGCAACGGCTGGTATTGGACCGGTGACCTCGGGTATCGGGACGAGGCGGGTTTCCTGTACTTCGCCGGCCGCCGTGGTGACTGGATCCGGATCGACAGCGAGAACATCTCCGCGCTGACGATCGAGCGTGTCTTGCGTCGGCATCCGGAAGTGGTCGCGGCCGGGGTTTATGCGGTGCCGGATCCGCGGTCCGGTGATCAGGTGATGGCGGCCATCGAGGTGGCCGATCCCGAGCGTTTCGACACCGCGGGGTTCGCTGCCTTCCTGTCCGGTCAGAAAGACCTGGGTCGCAAGGGCGCTCCCCGGTTCCTGCGGCTGTCCTCGAGCCTGCCCGTCACCGGCACCAACAAGGTGCTCAAGCGCGTGCTGCAGCGACAGCGATGGCACACCGACGAACCGGTGTACCGGTGGGCCGGGCGCGGAGTGCCTGCGTACCACCGGATGAGCGCCGACGAAAAGCGCTCGCTCGACGCGGAATTCGTGTTGCACGGCCGGCAGCGCTATTTGTGA